A genomic region of Porticoccaceae bacterium LTM1 contains the following coding sequences:
- the proB gene encoding glutamate 5-kinase — MSARGELKLSRRWVVKIGSALLTDNGVGLDYAAIASWVKQLVALRNQGVEVVLVSSGAVAAGMTRLGLKKRPETIHELQAAAAVGQMGLVQTWESEFQRYGVKTAQVLLTHDDLSNRERYLNARSALRALLDLDVVPVINENDTVVTDEIRFGDNDTLAALVANLVEADVSAILTDQKGLFDSDPRSNPDAKLIPEAMAMDKSLDAVAGGSVGGLGRGGMVTKIRSARLAARSGAHTLIAWGREPEVLTRLRDGESVGTCLQADQRPVAARKQWLAGHLQFKGALTLDDGAVAVLAEQGKSLLPIGVRAVDGSFHRGDLVRCLNGHGQEVARGLVGYSADEARKIAGQPSSEIQALLGYVDGEELIHRDNLVITL, encoded by the coding sequence ATGAGTGCTAGAGGCGAATTGAAGTTGTCCCGCCGTTGGGTGGTGAAAATTGGAAGTGCGCTGCTGACTGATAATGGGGTGGGGTTGGATTACGCGGCCATTGCCTCGTGGGTAAAGCAGTTGGTGGCGTTGCGCAACCAGGGCGTTGAGGTGGTATTGGTGTCATCAGGCGCTGTGGCCGCGGGAATGACTCGACTGGGATTGAAAAAGCGACCGGAAACTATTCATGAGCTGCAGGCTGCAGCTGCTGTGGGGCAGATGGGGTTGGTGCAAACCTGGGAGAGTGAGTTCCAGCGCTATGGTGTTAAAACGGCGCAGGTGCTGCTGACCCATGACGACCTCTCAAATCGTGAGCGCTACCTGAATGCGCGCAGTGCACTAAGGGCGTTGCTGGATCTGGATGTGGTGCCGGTGATCAATGAAAATGACACAGTGGTAACGGATGAGATTCGCTTTGGTGACAATGACACCCTGGCCGCTTTGGTTGCAAACCTGGTGGAGGCGGATGTTTCGGCGATCCTTACCGACCAGAAGGGTTTGTTTGACAGTGATCCTCGCAGTAACCCGGATGCAAAGTTGATCCCAGAGGCTATGGCGATGGATAAGTCGCTTGATGCTGTTGCGGGAGGCAGTGTTGGTGGTTTGGGGCGAGGTGGCATGGTCACCAAGATCCGTTCAGCCCGGCTTGCGGCGCGTTCCGGGGCGCATACCCTGATTGCCTGGGGGCGTGAGCCAGAGGTGTTAACGCGTTTGCGGGATGGTGAGTCAGTGGGTACTTGCTTGCAGGCGGATCAAAGGCCTGTGGCGGCTCGCAAGCAGTGGCTCGCTGGGCATCTGCAGTTTAAAGGGGCTTTGACCCTTGATGATGGTGCTGTGGCAGTGTTGGCCGAGCAGGGTAAAAGTTTGCTGCCGATTGGTGTGAGGGCAGTGGATGGTTCATTCCATCGCGGTGATCTGGTGCGATGCCTCAATGGGCATGGGCAGGAAGTAGCCCGTGGATTGGTTGGTTACAGTGCGGATGAGGCGAGAAAGATAGCTGGTCAGCCCAGCAGTGAGATTCAGGCGCTTTTGGGGTATGTGGATGGTGAAGAGTTGATCCATAGGGATAATCTGGTGATTACCCTCTAG
- the cgtA gene encoding Obg family GTPase CgtA, whose amino-acid sequence MKFVDEAPIRVQAGKGGNGCMSFRREKFIPKGGPDGGDGGDGGSVYLEADINLNTLVDYRYTRSFNAESGKQGSGGNCTGRKGEDLVLKVPVGTTIIDTDTDETLGDLTEHGQRLMVAQGGWHGIGNTRFKSSTNRAPRQTTPGKEGEARNLKLELKVLADVGLVGMPNAGKSSFIRAVSAAKPKVANYPFTTLVPNLGVVGMEGQRSFVIADVPGLVVGASEGAGLGIRFLKHLTRTRLMLHIVDMMPYDGTTPAQNAAAIEDELVNFSPTLAERDRWLVLNKVDLLPEEEREERCREVVEELGWEGPVFTISAISQQGTGDICVQIMDYIEECAETEAANPELAELEVQRREQMQQEARERIEELRIAHRAARKGQAQDSDDDDWDDDDYDVEVVYTHGE is encoded by the coding sequence ATGAAATTTGTTGATGAAGCTCCAATTCGCGTTCAGGCTGGTAAAGGCGGCAATGGCTGCATGAGCTTTCGGCGTGAGAAGTTTATCCCCAAAGGTGGTCCGGATGGTGGCGACGGCGGTGATGGCGGAAGCGTGTATCTGGAGGCGGATATCAACCTCAATACCCTGGTGGACTACCGTTACACCCGCAGCTTCAATGCCGAGAGTGGCAAGCAGGGCAGTGGGGGCAACTGTACTGGTCGCAAGGGTGAGGATCTGGTGTTGAAGGTGCCGGTAGGGACCACAATTATTGATACTGATACCGACGAAACCCTTGGCGACCTAACTGAGCACGGCCAGCGCCTGATGGTGGCGCAGGGTGGTTGGCACGGTATTGGTAACACACGCTTTAAGTCCAGTACCAACCGCGCACCGCGTCAGACTACCCCTGGTAAAGAGGGTGAGGCTCGCAACCTGAAGCTTGAGCTGAAAGTTCTGGCGGATGTGGGGCTGGTTGGTATGCCCAATGCTGGTAAGTCGAGCTTTATTCGTGCGGTTTCGGCGGCCAAGCCGAAGGTGGCCAATTACCCGTTTACCACCCTGGTGCCTAATCTGGGTGTGGTGGGGATGGAAGGTCAGCGTAGTTTTGTGATTGCCGATGTGCCGGGATTGGTCGTTGGTGCATCTGAGGGTGCTGGGCTGGGTATTCGTTTCCTTAAGCATTTGACCCGCACTCGCCTGATGCTTCATATCGTCGATATGATGCCTTATGATGGCACTACGCCAGCCCAGAATGCCGCTGCTATTGAGGATGAGTTGGTGAACTTCAGTCCGACTCTGGCTGAGCGCGATCGCTGGCTGGTTCTCAATAAGGTGGATCTGCTGCCGGAAGAGGAGCGTGAAGAGCGGTGCCGTGAGGTGGTTGAGGAGTTGGGCTGGGAAGGGCCGGTCTTTACCATTTCGGCTATTTCGCAGCAAGGGACTGGCGATATTTGCGTTCAAATAATGGATTACATTGAAGAGTGTGCCGAGACTGAGGCTGCGAACCCTGAGCTGGCTGAGCTTGAGGTTCAGCGTCGCGAGCAGATGCAGCAGGAGGCGCGTGAGCGTATTGAAGAGTTGCGTATAGCGCACCGCGCCGCTCGCAAGGGGCAGGCCCAGGATTCCGATGACGATGATTGGGATGATGACGACTACGATGTTGAGGTGGTCTACACCCATGGGGAGTAG
- the rpmA gene encoding 50S ribosomal protein L27, producing MAHKKAGGSTRNGRDSESKRLGVKHFGGEVISAGSIIVRQRGTKFHAGNNVGIGRDHTLFAKADGKVEFTTRGDKNRKFVDVVTA from the coding sequence ATGGCTCACAAAAAAGCTGGTGGTAGTACTCGTAACGGACGGGATTCAGAAAGTAAACGCCTTGGTGTTAAGCACTTCGGCGGCGAAGTAATCTCGGCCGGCAGCATCATCGTTCGTCAGCGCGGCACCAAGTTCCACGCTGGTAACAACGTAGGCATCGGCCGCGACCACACTCTGTTCGCCAAAGCTGATGGCAAGGTTGAGTTCACCACTCGCGGTGACAAAAACCGTAAATTTGTAGATGTTGTTACTGCTTAA
- the rplU gene encoding 50S ribosomal protein L21, which produces MYAVIASGGKQHRVQEGETLRLEKLEVATGETINFDEVLMVADGETIKVGAPVVEGAKVTAEIVSHGRGEKVTIIKFKRRKHHRKQMGHRQWFTEVKITGINAG; this is translated from the coding sequence ATGTACGCGGTTATTGCAAGCGGTGGTAAACAGCATCGCGTCCAGGAAGGTGAAACCCTTCGTCTGGAGAAACTGGAAGTCGCTACTGGCGAAACTATCAACTTCGACGAAGTTCTGATGGTTGCCGACGGCGAAACTATCAAAGTGGGTGCCCCTGTTGTTGAGGGTGCCAAGGTGACTGCAGAGATCGTTTCTCACGGTCGCGGCGAGAAAGTGACTATCATCAAGTTCAAGCGTCGTAAGCACCACCGCAAGCAAATGGGCCACCGTCAGTGGTTTACTGAGGTGAAAATTACCGGCATCAACGCCGGTTAA
- a CDS encoding polyprenyl synthetase family protein, with amino-acid sequence MLPFHRAVEDDFLAVNDLIINQLHSDVGLVENIGQYIVDAGGKRLRPLLVLLAANACGYQGKRHIELAAIVEFIHTATLLHDDVVDTSNMRRGRATANAKWGNAPSVLVGDFLYSRAFQMMVAIGDMDIMRILADATNIISEGEVQQLINAGNPNVTEDSYNEVIRKKTAQLFEAAAHCGAVLATEDSTRREAMRRYGHHLGMAFQLVDDVLDYQGDAESLGKNVGDDLAEGKPTLPLIAAMKNGTEEQATLIRSAIENASLDNLDAVVEVVKSTGALDYTMACAKRHSELAAEQLDGLVDSTEAQAMRNLAEFAISRTY; translated from the coding sequence ATGCTGCCCTTTCACCGCGCTGTCGAAGACGATTTTCTGGCTGTAAACGACCTGATCATCAACCAACTGCACTCTGACGTCGGTCTGGTAGAAAATATCGGCCAATATATCGTCGATGCCGGCGGCAAAAGGCTGCGCCCGCTGCTGGTTCTGCTGGCCGCTAACGCATGCGGATATCAGGGTAAGCGCCATATTGAACTGGCAGCGATTGTCGAATTTATCCACACCGCCACCTTGTTACACGACGACGTGGTGGACACCTCCAATATGCGCCGCGGTCGCGCTACTGCCAATGCCAAGTGGGGCAATGCCCCAAGTGTCCTGGTAGGTGACTTTCTTTACTCGCGTGCTTTCCAGATGATGGTTGCCATCGGCGACATGGACATCATGCGCATTCTTGCTGATGCCACCAACATCATTTCCGAAGGTGAGGTTCAGCAGCTGATCAATGCCGGTAACCCGAATGTCACAGAAGATTCATACAATGAGGTGATTCGCAAAAAGACCGCTCAATTATTTGAAGCTGCGGCTCATTGCGGAGCGGTTCTGGCAACCGAAGACAGCACCAGACGCGAGGCGATGCGTCGTTACGGCCATCACCTCGGCATGGCTTTCCAGCTGGTCGATGACGTACTGGATTATCAGGGCGACGCCGAAAGCCTGGGCAAGAATGTCGGTGACGACCTTGCCGAAGGCAAGCCGACCCTGCCACTGATTGCCGCCATGAAAAACGGCACCGAAGAGCAGGCAACGCTGATTCGCTCGGCCATTGAAAACGCCTCCCTGGACAATCTGGACGCGGTGGTTGAAGTGGTGAAATCCACAGGGGCACTGGACTACACCATGGCCTGCGCCAAGCGCCACAGCGAATTGGCTGCCGAGCAATTGGATGGTTTAGTGGACTCGACCGAAGCACAAGCCATGCGCAACCTGGCTGAGTTTGCCATCTCCCGCACCTATTGA
- the pgi gene encoding glucose-6-phosphate isomerase, which produces MSSTERLTQLPIWEQLQQSKLRLADIHLQKLFDEDSDRARQFCTEGAGIFLDYSKNRIDQTALEQLLKLAEQSQLQEHIEQLFSGGPLNNTEQRPALHTALRNFGPSELPEEHQVQQSLDQVQLFVDAIHNGQITGATGQPIETVINLGIGGSDLGPRLVVDAYPKRRQNLSVEFVSSLDISELEESLAQANPHRTLFIISSKSFRTTETLKNAEQARDWLDKNGIPAFRISQHFAAVTANPERAKQFGINENLIFHNWQWVGGRFSVWSATGLPVALALGMENFNELRRGAWQMDQHFRHSEFGNNLPVLMGLLEVWYSSFWGVQSRAVLPYSHKLRLLPAYLQQLTMESLGKRVGRHGEALEVNTDTVIWGSEGTNSQHSFVQMLMQGNSTIPVDFIVPLKPASREKQIHSQLFASCLAQSRALMTGRTAEQVADELKQQGTSDNEVDRLTPHKIIPGNKPSNTLLLDDISPRTLGALLALYEHKVFVQSVIWNINPFDQWGVELGKQIGNLLHKILEGEADTNELDSSTTTLINRFLRSPTT; this is translated from the coding sequence ATGAGCTCAACAGAAAGGCTGACCCAACTCCCCATCTGGGAGCAACTGCAACAATCCAAGCTACGGCTCGCCGACATTCACCTGCAAAAGCTGTTTGATGAAGACAGCGATCGCGCAAGGCAATTCTGCACCGAAGGCGCGGGCATCTTTCTGGATTACTCTAAGAATCGAATTGACCAAACCGCCCTTGAACAACTCCTTAAACTGGCCGAACAAAGCCAGCTTCAAGAGCATATCGAGCAGCTGTTTTCCGGCGGCCCACTCAACAACACCGAACAACGCCCGGCACTGCACACTGCTCTGCGCAATTTCGGCCCGTCAGAGCTGCCGGAAGAGCATCAAGTTCAGCAATCCCTGGATCAGGTACAGCTGTTTGTAGATGCCATTCACAACGGCCAGATCACCGGAGCAACCGGTCAGCCTATAGAAACCGTGATCAACCTCGGTATTGGCGGCTCCGACCTCGGCCCACGACTGGTCGTGGATGCCTACCCGAAGCGCCGCCAGAACCTGAGCGTCGAGTTCGTCTCCAGCCTCGATATCTCCGAACTGGAAGAATCACTGGCACAGGCAAACCCGCACCGCACCCTGTTTATCATCTCGTCCAAGAGCTTTCGCACCACCGAAACACTGAAAAACGCCGAACAGGCTCGGGATTGGCTAGATAAAAACGGCATTCCAGCCTTTCGTATCAGCCAGCACTTTGCCGCTGTAACGGCAAATCCCGAGCGCGCCAAACAATTCGGCATCAATGAAAACCTTATATTTCATAACTGGCAGTGGGTCGGCGGCCGTTTTTCGGTGTGGTCTGCCACCGGGCTGCCGGTCGCTTTGGCGCTGGGTATGGAAAACTTCAACGAGCTGCGCCGCGGTGCCTGGCAAATGGATCAGCACTTTCGTCACAGCGAATTCGGCAACAACCTGCCAGTGCTGATGGGTCTACTGGAGGTCTGGTACAGCAGCTTCTGGGGCGTGCAGAGCCGTGCAGTACTTCCCTACTCCCACAAATTAAGATTACTGCCAGCCTACCTGCAACAACTCACCATGGAGAGTCTCGGCAAGCGTGTTGGCCGCCACGGTGAAGCGCTGGAGGTAAATACCGATACAGTAATCTGGGGCAGTGAAGGCACCAACAGCCAGCACTCCTTCGTGCAGATGCTGATGCAGGGCAACTCCACCATTCCGGTGGACTTTATCGTGCCGCTCAAACCCGCCAGCCGGGAAAAACAGATTCACAGCCAGCTGTTCGCCAGCTGCCTGGCCCAAAGCCGCGCCCTGATGACCGGCCGCACTGCCGAACAAGTTGCAGATGAATTAAAACAGCAAGGCACCTCAGACAACGAGGTAGACCGCCTGACACCTCACAAAATCATTCCCGGCAACAAGCCCAGCAATACCCTGTTGCTGGATGACATCTCGCCCCGAACTCTCGGAGCACTGCTGGCACTGTATGAGCACAAGGTGTTTGTGCAGAGCGTGATCTGGAATATCAATCCGTTTGACCAATGGGGCGTGGAGCTTGGTAAACAGATTGGTAATTTGCTGCACAAGATTCTGGAAGGTGAAGCAGACACTAACGAACTGGATAGCTCCACAACCACCCTGATCAACCGGTTTCTACGTAGCCCGACGACCTGA